Below is a window of Variovorax sp. TBS-050B DNA.
GCGATCATGGTGCTGAACAACCGCGACCTGAACCTCGTGACCTGGGAGCAGCGCGTGCTCGGCGGCGATCCGAAGTTCGAGGCCTCGCAGGTCCTGCCCGACTTTCCGTATGCGCGCTTCGCCGAGATGCTCGGCCTTTCGGCCCTCCGCGTCGACACGCCCGAGGCCGTGGGCCCCGCCTGGGACGCCGCCTTCTCGGCCGACCGCCCGATGCTGCTCGAAATGGTGACCGATGCGGCCGTGCCGCCGCTGCCGCCCGACGTGTCGCTGGCGCAGGCCCGGGCCTACCTCGCGGCACTGTGGCAGGGCGATCCGGAAGCGATGCGCACCATCAAGGCCGCCGCGCGCGAGTACTGGGCCAGCGTCACGGCCTGAGGCGCGGCGCCCGCGCGCTCACGGCCGCGGGCGAACGCCTTCCTGGCGGGCGCGGCCGGCCTCGGCGTCCACGCGCGCGAGGCAGGCGGCGCGCTCGTCGCCGGCATGTGCCTGGCACTTCTCGTGCGCGATCTCCTGGTCCACGCGCGCCTTCGTCTCGGCAAGGCGGCGCTCGCTGGCCTCGCCGGGGCTGCGCTGCTGTTCGAGTTCGGCCAGCGCGATCTTCTCGCGGCCCTCGGCCTCCTTCTGGCAGACCGCGCGCGCGCCGGCGGCCTGCGCCTCGCAGCGTTCGAGCGCGGCCTTCAACTGGGCGGCGATGCGCTGGCGCGCGATGGCGGGGTCCATGGTGGCCGCGTCGATCTCGGCCGGGCGCGGGGCGGCATCCTGCTGCGCCATCGCAGGCATCGCCGTGCACGCGACCACGGCGAGAGAAAGCAGTACCTGAAAAAGCTTGGTCATGGCGATCTCCTGTGCGGCCGCCGCTGCCGGCGTCCGCTGCCGCCAGTGTGCGCGCCGCCCCCCCGCGCCCGGTAGGACGTGCGCGCGAGCCGGCCGGGGGCGGCACCGACGCGGCGGCATGCCGAAAGTGCGTCAGCATGTGCTTACGGCCGGTTCGCGAGGCGTCCTACCGGTGCGCCGCGGGCCGCTTCTATATTGGCTTTCGACGACGGACCCTCGCTTCAAGAACAAACCCACCGGCGTCAAGGAGATCACCATGAAGAAACTGCTAATGATGTGCACTGCAGCATCCTGCCTCGCCATGGTCCAGGTGCATGCGCAAGTGAATACCACCCCGTCGGCGGCCACCGATCCGGCCATGGCCGAGTACAAGGCCGCGCGCGACAAGATCTCGGCCGACTTCAAGGCGGCCAAGGAAAAATGCGACGCGCTGAAGGACAACGCCAAGGACGTCTGCATGGAAGAGGCCAAGGGCAAGGAAAAGGTGGCCAAGGCCGAGCTCGAACAGAAGCAGAAGCCCAGCGACGCCAATGCGCGCAAGCTCGCGGAGGCCAAGGTCGAGGCCGCCTACGAGGTCGCCAAGGAGAAATGCGACGACCAGAAGGGCGACGCCAAGGACGCCTGCGTGAAGGAAGCCAAGGCCGAGCAGGCCAAGGGCAAGGCCGACATCAAGGCCATGAAGAAGTAAGGCCGCATGCCGACGCCGGCTTCCGGACCCTGAAATGGTGACGCACTTGCAGACGCTCGCCATTCCGGACGCCCTGCGCGCGCAGCTCGCCGCGGAGAACCTGCTGGCCATCAACTCGCATGGCCAGGAGGTGCTCCACGGCCTCGACTTCGCGGAATCGCAACTGCTCGTCGAATGCACGGAGGCCTCGCCCGACGATGCCGCGCGGCGCGAGCGCTGCGCCGAGCTCGTCGTCAAGCACGAACGTGCGCGGCTGCGGATCGCCACCGTCGACGACGAGCGGACGGCGTCCAAGTTCTGAACGGCCGCTCCCCGCGGCTCCTCCCCGAACCGTCAGCGCAGCGTGCCCAGGTAGGCCGCGATGTCGCGCGCGTCCTTCTCGCTCACGCCCATCTCGGGCATCGCCGAATGGGGATCGACCTCGTGCGTGTGGCGCAGCCAGCGCACCATGTTCTCGGGCGTGTTGGGCAGCTTGCCGGCGATCAGCAGGCGCTCGGCGATGCCCGCGAGCGGCGGCCCGACGTGCGGCGACGAACTCGTGATGCCCGGGATGGTGTGGCAGGCGCTGCAGGCGTACTGGTGCAGCGCCTGCGCGCCGCGCCGCACGTCGCCCGCGCCGGCCGGCGCCGCATCGGGCACCGCGCCGCAGGCGGGAGGCGCCGCGCCCTGCGCGCCCGTGGGCGCGACGCGCACCGCCTCGGCGTACTGCTGCGGCGAGAGGTCGGGCAGGCGGCCGAGGAAGGCCACCACCGACCAGAGCTCCTCTTCCGACAGGCGGTGCTCCCAGGCCGGCATGCCGCTCATCTTGATGCCGTGCTTGGTGAGCCAGTACAGTTCGCGCGGCTTCCAGTGCTGGCGCGCGTCGACCAGCGGACCGGGCAGCGGCTGCATGCTCTTGCCGATGTCGTTCTGCGCCACGCCCGGCGCACCGTGGCACTGCACGCACTTGTCGCGAAAGCAGGCGGCGCCGCGCACCAGCAGGCGCTCGTCGTCGAGCGGCGGCGGTTCGATGCGGCGTGCGCGCAGCCGCACCGACTGGTGCATCGCGGTCTCGAGCAGCGAGTACACCGGCTGCGTGTGCTGCGAGGTCGCGGAGACGTCGTAGAGCCCGCCGTACACCACCAGCGCGCCCGCCGCCGCGCCGGCGAGGCCCAGCGCGGCCACGGTGAGGAGAACGGTCTTCGGTGCACGCATCGATCGCGGCATTGTCCGACGCGCGCCGGCGCCGCCGTGTCGGCGCAGGCCGCGTTCCCGTCTGCAGAATCGCGGCATGGTGGCCGCCCCTTCCCGACGCGCTGTCCGCGCCAGCGCCCTGCCGATGCTGGCGCTGCTGGCCTGCGGCTGCGCGCCGGCCGACGAAGGCGCGCCCCCCACGCCGCCCGCCGCCGGGCGGCCCCCACAGCAGCAGCAGCAACACAAGCCGCAGATCGAGCGCGGCCGCTCGCTGCTCGCGCAGTACCAGTGCGGCAGCTGCCATGCCATTCCCGAGGTGCCGGCCGCGCGCGGCCGCACCGGCCCCACGCTGGCCGCGTTCGGCCGCCGCAGCTACATCGCGGGCCAGGTGCCGAACCGGCCGGAGCAGCTCGCGCGCTGGATCGTCGCGCCGGCCGAACTGGTGCCCGGCACCACGATGCCCGCCATGGGCGTGTCGCCGGCCGACGCGCGCGACATGGCGGCCTACCTGCTCAGCCTCGAATGAGCACGATCCACGCCGCGGGCGAGGCGCCCTCCCAGTCCGCGCTGCGGGCCGCGGGCCCGGTCGCGGACTCGCTGCTGCAGGTGAGCGTGGTGCTCGCGGTCGGCGGCACGCTGATCTTCGCGGGCGTCATGCTGCTGCTCGTGCTCGCCATCCGCCGCCGCGCCGGCGGCAGGGTCGATGCACGCTGGTGGATCGTGGGCGGCGGGCTGGTGTTTCCGACCGCCGTGCTCACCGCCCTCTTCGCCTGGAGCGAATGGCACCGCCCGCCGTGGCGGCCGGTGCCGCCGTCCGATGCGCTGATCGTCGGCGTCACGGGCCGCATGTGGTGGTGGGAGGTGCGCTACCGTGACCCCGCGACCGGCGCCGAGGTGGTCACCGCGAACGAGATCCGCATCCCGGTCGGCCGGCCGGTGTACTTCGGCCTCGGCAGCGCCGACGTGATCCACAGCTTCTGGGTGCCGTCGCTCGGCGGCAAGATGGACATGCTGCCGGGCCGCGTGCAGCACCTGCTGCTGCAGGCCGACCGGCCCGGCGTGTGGCGCGGCCAGTGCGCCGAGTACTGCGGCGAGCAGCATGCGCGCATGGCGCTGCACGTGGTGGCGGAGCCGCCCGCCGCCTTCGACGCCTGGCTCGCGGCGCAGGCGCGGCCGGCCGTGGCACCGGCCGCGCCGTCGGCTGCGGTCGCGCGCGGGCGCGAGGCCTTTCTCGCGCACCGCTGCAATGCCTGCCACACCGTGCGCGGCGTGAGCGAACAGAGCCGGCTCGGCCCCGACCTCACGCACGTGGGCAGCCGGCTGCACCTGGGCGCCGGCACGGTCGCGAACGAACCTGGCGAACTCGCGCGGTGGGTCGCGCACACGCAGCAGCTCAAGCCCGGCGCGCAGATGCCCTCGTCGGGCCAGCGCATCCCGCCGGACGAACTCGACGCGATCGCCAGCTGGCTGGCCCAACCGAAATGACGCACGCCGCATCGGCAGACATGCCCGCTCCCTCTCCCGCACCCCGCCCGGCCGGCGAACGCGAGGCGCTCGAACGCGCCTGGGAGCCGCCGCGCGGCTGGCGGCATCTGTCGGCGGTCAACAACACGCGCATCGGCGTCTTCTACATCGCGACCGCGATGCTCTTCTTCGTGCTGGCCGGCATCCTCGCGCTGATGATGCGCACGCAGCTGGCCGTGCCCGACAACGACCTGATCGACGCGCGCACCTACAACCAGCTCTTCACGATGCACGGCACCGTGATGATGTTCCTGTTCGCGGTGCCGATCGTCGAAGCGGTGGCCATCTACCTGCTGCCGGGCATGCTCGGCGCGCGCGACCTGCCGTTTCCGCTGCTCTCGGCCTATGCGTTCTGGGCCTACGCCATCGGCGGCTTGGCCTTCTTCTGCACCCTCTTCTTCGGCCAGTCGCCCGATGGCGGCTGGTTCATGTACCCGCCGCTCACCGGCAAGGAGTTCTCGCCCGGGCGCGGCGCCGACTGGTGGCTGCTGGGCATCGGCTTCATCGAGATCTCGGCCATTGCGGGCGCGATCGAGCTGATCGTCGGCATCCTCTTCACGCGCGCGCCCGGCATGACGCTGATGCGCATGCCGATCTTCGCCTGGGCCATGCTCGTGAGCGCGCTGATGATCGTGATCGCCTTCCCGGCCGTGATCGCCGCGACCATGCTGCTCGAACTGGAGCGCGCCTTCGACTGGCCCTTCTTCATCCCGGCGCGCGGCGGCGATCCGCTGCTGTGGCAGCACCTGTTCTGGTTCTTCGGCCACCCCGAGGTCTACATCATCTTCCTGCCCGCCGCGGGCATGGTCTCGATGATGGCCGCCACGCTCGCGGGCACGCCGCTCGTGGGCCACCGTGCGGTGGTGCTGGCGCTGATCGGCGTGGGCGTGGTGAGCTTCGCGCTCTGGGCGCACCACATGTTCACCGCCGGGCTCGGCCAGCTCTCGCTGCTCCTGGTGTCGGCCGCCAGCTTCATCGTCGCCATCCCGAGCGGCGTGCAGGTGTTCGCCTGGATCGCGACCTTCTGGCGCGGCCGGGTCACGCTCAATGCGCCCACGCTGTTCCTGCTCGGCTTCCACTTCATCTTCGTGCTCGGCGGCCTGACGGGCGTGATGGTGGCGGTGCTGCCCTTCGACTGGCAGGCGCACGACAGCTACTTCATCGTCGCGCACCTGCACTACGTGCTGATCGGCGGCATGGTGTTCCCGGTGTTCGCGGGCTTCTACTACTGGGCGCCGCTGTTCAACGGCCATCGCCTGTCGGAACGCTGGGGCCGCTGGGTGTTCGGTCTGATGTTCGGCGGCTTCAACCTGGCCTTCTTCCCGATGCACATCGCGGGCCTGCTCGGCATGCCGCGGCGCGTCTACACCTACGACGGCAGCCTGGGCTGGAATGCGCTCAACATGCTCTCGACCGTCGGCGCCTACGTGCTCGCGGCGGGCGTGCTGCTGTTCTTCGTGGACGCGGTGCGCACGCTGCGGCGGCCCGAGCAGGACCATGGCGACCCGTGGCGTGCCGGCACGCTCGAATGGCTGCCGCCGCGCGAGTACGGCGTGCGCAGCATCCCGCCCGTGGATTCGCGCTACCCGCTGTGGCAGCGGCCCGCGCTGCCGCAGGAGGTCGAGGCCGGGCGCTTCTGGCTGCCGGGCACGGTGTTCGGCGGACGCGAGACGCTGGTGACCAGCCTGGTCGCGGCACGGCCGATGCACCTGCTGCGCCTGCCGACCGACAGCTGGTGGCCGCTCGTGGCGGCGGCAGGCACGGCTGGGTTCTTCCTGCTGCTCACCGTGTCGCAGCCGCTGCCGGCCTTCGCCTGCGGCGTGCTCGCGGTGGCCTGCATCATGCGCTGGCTCTGGGACTCGGACCAGCCCCCGCCGGTCGCCACGGTCGACGTGGGTCATGGCGTGCAGCTGCCGGTCGGCGCGCGCGGCGCCGCCTCGCATTCCTGGTGGGCGATGGTGGTGCTGATCGCGGTGGACATGACGATCTTCGCCTCGCTGCTGTTCACGCATGTCCACCTCGCGATGGCGGGCGACGTGTGCCCGCCGCCGGGCGCGGCGCTGCCCGACCGGCGCTGGCCGGCGGGTGCGGGGCTGCTGCTCGCCGCGGGCTCGCTCGCGATGGTCGTCGCCATGCGCGCGCTGCGCAGCGCGCAGGCCCGCGAACAGCGCGGACTGCGGCTGCTGGTGGCGTTCGCGATGGCCTGCGTGGCCGGCTCGGCCGTGCTCGACATCGGCGGCCACCTGCAGGCCGGACTCGATCCGCGCGCGCAGGGCTGGAGCGCCTCGGTGGGCATGCTGCTGGGCTGGCAGGGCTTTCACGTCGCCGTGCTGATGCTGATGGGCGGCTACCTGCTCGTGCGCTCCTGGGCCGGGCGGCTGCAGCCCGCGGCACGCGCCACCCTCGACAACACCGCCCTCATGTGGCACTGCGTGACGGTGCAGGGCATCGTCGGCGCGCTCGCGGTGCAACTGGTGCCGCGGCTGCTGGGCTGAGCGCGCCGACAGCCTCCTACAACACGACGGTCCGCCGGCCGATGGGTGCGGAATTTTCCGCGCACAGAGTGGTCATCCTGGGCACTGAAATCGACGCCGGCGTTCCCCAGAGATGCCGGTGGGAGACACATCCATGACAAGCGCCAATCCGGTCATTTCTTCCGACCGTGTCGAAGGCACGTCGGTCTACAACGCCGCCGGCGACAAGCTCGGCACCATCGACGAGATCATGATCGACAAGGTCTCGGGCCAGGTCTGCTATGCCGTGATGGAGTTCGGCGGCTTCCTCGGCATGGGCACCGACCGCTATCCGATCCCGTGGTCGATGCTCAAGTACGACACCGCGCAGGACGGCTACGTGGTGCCGCTCGACAAGGCGCAGATCGAGGGCGCACCGCGCTATGCGAGCGACCGCGTGCCCGAGTACGACGACACGTACAAGGGCACCGTCGACAAGTACTACGGGCTCTAAGCGCTTGCGGGCGCGGTCAGACTGAAGGCGGCCCACGGCATGCGCGACAGCGCCTGGTCCAGCGAAAGAAGCTGAGCCTCGGTCCGGAGCGTTTCGCCGGTCAGCACGTTCTCCAGCACCGCACCTTCGAGCCCCGCGGGCAGCCGCAGCGTGGTGCCGCGCCAGGCGCTGCCCTCGGGCAGCTTCGGCACGCCGTCCGCGCCGGCCCGCGCGATGCCGGTGAACAGCCGCCCCGCCAGCACGATCAGCATGCGCCCTTCGTGCCGCCGCGCGAACGCCACCACATGGCGCGCGAGCGGCCCTTCGACCGCGAGTCCTTCGTAGCCGCCGTCGCGGAACAGCGCCGGATCGTCGCGCCGCAGCGAGAGCATGCGCCAGATGAACCAGAGCTTGGCGCTGCCGTCGTGCGGCGCCGCGGCGAGTGCCTGCAGCCGCGCCGCGGCATCGGGCGCACCGGCAGCCGCCTGCAGCGCGGCCAGCCGCTCGCTGCGCAGCGCGTAATCGACCGGCCGCCGGTTGTCGGGATCGACCAGGCTCAGGTCGATCAGCTCGCTGCCCTGGTAGAGATCGGGCACGCCGGGCGAGCCGTACTTCAGCAGCGTGAGCGTGAGGCCGTTCCAGGCGCCGAACCACGACAGCCGGTCGGCCATGCGCTGGATGTCGGCGAGGCAGCCGTCCTCGTCGCGGTCGCCGAGGATGCCGTTCACCAGCGCCTCGAGCGCGGCCTCGTAGGCCTCGTCGGGCTGCGTCCAGCGCGTGCGCACCTTGGACTCGCGCGCCGCCTTGCGCATGTACTGCTGGATGCGCTCGGCGTACGCCGGCGCGGCCTCGGCATCGAGCCCGCCGAAGGGCAGCGTGCCGAGCAGCGTCTGGTAGAGCAGGTAGGCGTCGGCGCGCGAAGGCCCTTCGGCTTCGTCGCCGCGGCGCGCATGCCAGCGCACCAGCGCGTCGCGCCACTCGTCGGGCATTTCCGAGAGCACGTCGATGCGGTTGCGGACTTCCTCGGAACGCTTGTTGTCGTGCGTCGAGGTCGCGAGCATCGTGTGCGGCCAGTGGCGCGCGCGGTCGGCGCTGAGCGCATGGAACTCGTCGACGTCGAAGCCGAAATGATCCGGCTCGCCGCCCACCTCGTTGAGCGCGCTGAGCGGGAAGTAGCGGTAGAAGGCCGTGTCCTCCACGCCCTTGGCCGCCACCGGCGCGCTGAACTGCTGGAAGCGCATCGCGAAGCGGCGCACGCGCACGGCCAGCGCGGCCGGCGCGCCGGGCACCGCCTCGCCGCGCAGCGCGCGCCGCACGAAGCCGAACACCGAGCGGTCCGTGTCCTGGCTCTGCCGCTCGGCCTCGCGCGTGGCGGCATCGATGAAGTGCGCGTCCTGCGCCGAGGGTGCCTCGATCACGTAGGTGCGGTAGACCGGCATGCAGGCCGCCACCGCCGCCAGCGCGCGGCGCAGCGCATTG
It encodes the following:
- a CDS encoding PRC-barrel domain-containing protein — protein: MTSANPVISSDRVEGTSVYNAAGDKLGTIDEIMIDKVSGQVCYAVMEFGGFLGMGTDRYPIPWSMLKYDTAQDGYVVPLDKAQIEGAPRYASDRVPEYDDTYKGTVDKYYGL
- a CDS encoding c-type cytochrome — protein: MRAPKTVLLTVAALGLAGAAAGALVVYGGLYDVSATSQHTQPVYSLLETAMHQSVRLRARRIEPPPLDDERLLVRGAACFRDKCVQCHGAPGVAQNDIGKSMQPLPGPLVDARQHWKPRELYWLTKHGIKMSGMPAWEHRLSEEELWSVVAFLGRLPDLSPQQYAEAVRVAPTGAQGAAPPACGAVPDAAPAGAGDVRRGAQALHQYACSACHTIPGITSSSPHVGPPLAGIAERLLIAGKLPNTPENMVRWLRHTHEVDPHSAMPEMGVSEKDARDIAAYLGTLR
- a CDS encoding c-type cytochrome, producing the protein MHAAGEAPSQSALRAAGPVADSLLQVSVVLAVGGTLIFAGVMLLLVLAIRRRAGGRVDARWWIVGGGLVFPTAVLTALFAWSEWHRPPWRPVPPSDALIVGVTGRMWWWEVRYRDPATGAEVVTANEIRIPVGRPVYFGLGSADVIHSFWVPSLGGKMDMLPGRVQHLLLQADRPGVWRGQCAEYCGEQHARMALHVVAEPPAAFDAWLAAQARPAVAPAAPSAAVARGREAFLAHRCNACHTVRGVSEQSRLGPDLTHVGSRLHLGAGTVANEPGELARWVAHTQQLKPGAQMPSSGQRIPPDELDAIASWLAQPK
- the ctaD gene encoding cytochrome c oxidase subunit I; the encoded protein is MPAPSPAPRPAGEREALERAWEPPRGWRHLSAVNNTRIGVFYIATAMLFFVLAGILALMMRTQLAVPDNDLIDARTYNQLFTMHGTVMMFLFAVPIVEAVAIYLLPGMLGARDLPFPLLSAYAFWAYAIGGLAFFCTLFFGQSPDGGWFMYPPLTGKEFSPGRGADWWLLGIGFIEISAIAGAIELIVGILFTRAPGMTLMRMPIFAWAMLVSALMIVIAFPAVIAATMLLELERAFDWPFFIPARGGDPLLWQHLFWFFGHPEVYIIFLPAAGMVSMMAATLAGTPLVGHRAVVLALIGVGVVSFALWAHHMFTAGLGQLSLLLVSAASFIVAIPSGVQVFAWIATFWRGRVTLNAPTLFLLGFHFIFVLGGLTGVMVAVLPFDWQAHDSYFIVAHLHYVLIGGMVFPVFAGFYYWAPLFNGHRLSERWGRWVFGLMFGGFNLAFFPMHIAGLLGMPRRVYTYDGSLGWNALNMLSTVGAYVLAAGVLLFFVDAVRTLRRPEQDHGDPWRAGTLEWLPPREYGVRSIPPVDSRYPLWQRPALPQEVEAGRFWLPGTVFGGRETLVTSLVAARPMHLLRLPTDSWWPLVAAAGTAGFFLLLTVSQPLPAFACGVLAVACIMRWLWDSDQPPPVATVDVGHGVQLPVGARGAASHSWWAMVVLIAVDMTIFASLLFTHVHLAMAGDVCPPPGAALPDRRWPAGAGLLLAAGSLAMVVAMRALRSAQAREQRGLRLLVAFAMACVAGSAVLDIGGHLQAGLDPRAQGWSASVGMLLGWQGFHVAVLMLMGGYLLVRSWAGRLQPAARATLDNTALMWHCVTVQGIVGALAVQLVPRLLG
- a CDS encoding cytochrome c, with the translated sequence MVAAPSRRAVRASALPMLALLACGCAPADEGAPPTPPAAGRPPQQQQQHKPQIERGRSLLAQYQCGSCHAIPEVPAARGRTGPTLAAFGRRSYIAGQVPNRPEQLARWIVAPAELVPGTTMPAMGVSPADARDMAAYLLSLE